In one Parageobacillus genomosp. 1 genomic region, the following are encoded:
- a CDS encoding DUF2529 domain-containing protein, whose translation MKIFATQTIGFLQKIAAEEELALEDGARLLAQAVIGDGRILLHGVGEMEAVVIEALYGPDPLPRAARLMENGRLRDDIDETDRILLIARFSNDNDAVRLAEQLKNEGAEIVAISALVKDEPSLADIVDVHIDSKLLKPVVPKEDGSRIGMPTVIAASFAYYCLLLTMDDILEEYE comes from the coding sequence GTGAAAATTTTCGCGACACAAACAATCGGCTTTTTGCAAAAAATTGCCGCGGAAGAAGAGCTGGCGCTCGAAGACGGAGCGCGTCTGCTCGCGCAGGCGGTGATCGGCGACGGGCGCATTTTGCTTCACGGTGTTGGAGAAATGGAGGCGGTCGTGATCGAGGCGCTTTACGGACCGGATCCGTTGCCAAGAGCAGCCCGTTTAATGGAAAACGGTCGCCTGCGCGATGACATTGATGAAACGGACCGCATTCTATTGATTGCGCGATTTTCCAATGATAACGATGCGGTTCGTCTTGCGGAACAATTAAAAAACGAAGGGGCGGAGATCGTCGCCATTTCTGCTTTGGTGAAAGACGAGCCGTCACTGGCTGACATCGTGGATGTCCATATCGACAGCAAACTGCTGAAGCCGGTCGTGCCGAAGGAAGATGGCAGCCGCATCGGCATGCCGACGGTGATTGCCGCTTCGTTTGCCTACTATTGCCTGCTGCTTACGATGGATGACATTTTAGAAGAATATGAATAG
- a CDS encoding class II fructose-bisphosphate aldolase: MPLVSMTEMLNKALREKYAVGQFNINNLEWTQAILAAAEEEKSPVILGVSEGAARYMSGFKTVVNMVKGLMEDMNITVPVAIHLDHGSSFEKCKAAIDAGFTSVMIDASHHPFEENVKITLQVVEYAHARGVSVEAELGTVGGQEDDVIGESIIYADPKECEELVKRTGIDCLAPALGSVHGPYKGEPKLGFAEMEQIRDLTGIPLVLHGGTGIPTEQIQRAISLGTSKINVNTENQIAFTKVVRELLAKDEKVYDPRKIIGPGRDAIKATVIGKIREFGSSGKAVQ; this comes from the coding sequence ATGCCTTTAGTATCAATGACAGAAATGCTGAACAAAGCGTTGCGCGAAAAGTACGCTGTCGGCCAATTTAACATTAACAACTTGGAGTGGACACAGGCGATTTTAGCGGCGGCGGAAGAAGAAAAATCGCCGGTCATCCTCGGCGTGTCTGAAGGTGCGGCGCGTTACATGAGCGGTTTTAAAACGGTCGTCAATATGGTTAAAGGCTTGATGGAAGACATGAATATTACCGTTCCGGTGGCGATCCACCTCGATCATGGCTCCAGCTTTGAAAAATGTAAGGCAGCTATTGACGCCGGTTTTACTTCCGTTATGATAGACGCCTCCCATCATCCGTTTGAAGAAAACGTCAAAATCACTTTGCAAGTCGTCGAATACGCACATGCGCGCGGCGTATCGGTAGAAGCGGAGCTAGGAACGGTCGGCGGACAGGAAGACGATGTCATCGGTGAGAGCATTATTTATGCGGATCCGAAAGAATGTGAAGAATTAGTCAAACGGACAGGCATTGACTGTTTAGCCCCTGCTTTAGGTTCGGTGCACGGTCCATACAAAGGAGAGCCAAAGCTGGGATTCGCCGAAATGGAGCAAATTCGCGATTTAACCGGCATTCCGCTCGTGCTGCACGGCGGTACAGGCATCCCGACCGAACAAATTCAACGCGCCATTTCCCTTGGCACATCAAAAATTAACGTCAATACGGAAAACCAAATCGCGTTTACAAAAGTCGTCCGCGAACTGTTGGCGAAAGACGAAAAAGTATATGATCCGCGCAAAATTATCGGCCCAGGCCGCGACGCGATTAAAGCGACGGTCATTGGGAAAATTCGCGAATTTGGCTCTTCTGGAAAAGCAGTACAATAA
- the rpmE gene encoding 50S ribosomal protein L31, with the protein MKPGIHPEYKKVIVRCACGNEFESGSVKDEVRVEICSECHPFYTGRQKFVSAAGRVDKFNKKYGLK; encoded by the coding sequence ATGAAACCAGGAATTCATCCAGAGTACAAAAAAGTTATCGTACGCTGCGCGTGCGGAAACGAATTCGAAAGCGGTTCTGTAAAAGATGAAGTGCGTGTAGAAATCTGCTCAGAATGCCATCCATTCTATACAGGACGTCAAAAATTTGTTTCTGCAGCAGGACGTGTTGATAAATTCAACAAAAAATACGGCTTGAAATAA
- a CDS encoding thymidine kinase: MYIMKQSGWLEVICGSMFSGKSEELIRRVRRAQFAKQEVKVFKPTIDNRYSEEAVVSHNGNSVIAIPVSSPKEIFSHISEKTDVIAIDEVQFFSADIVDVVQTLADRGYRVIVAGLDQDFRGEPFGPVPTLMAVAESVTKLQAVCTVCGSPASRTQRLINGVPASYDDPVILVGASESYEPRCRHHHEVPGKPVKMDKTNHHFAR; encoded by the coding sequence ATGTATATTATGAAACAGTCCGGCTGGTTGGAAGTCATTTGCGGAAGCATGTTTTCCGGAAAATCGGAAGAATTAATCCGCCGCGTGCGCCGCGCCCAGTTTGCTAAGCAGGAAGTGAAAGTGTTCAAGCCGACGATCGACAACCGTTACAGCGAAGAAGCGGTCGTATCGCATAACGGCAATTCGGTCATCGCTATTCCTGTTTCCTCACCAAAGGAAATATTTTCTCATATTTCCGAAAAAACCGATGTCATTGCCATCGATGAAGTGCAGTTTTTTTCCGCCGACATTGTCGATGTCGTGCAAACGTTGGCGGACCGCGGCTATCGCGTCATTGTCGCGGGGTTGGACCAAGATTTCCGCGGCGAGCCGTTTGGGCCGGTGCCAACATTAATGGCGGTTGCTGAATCGGTCACGAAACTGCAAGCCGTCTGCACTGTATGCGGCTCTCCGGCAAGCCGGACGCAGCGGCTCATTAACGGCGTTCCCGCCTCTTATGATGATCCCGTGATTTTAGTAGGCGCCAGCGAGTCATATGAACCGCGCTGCCGCCATCACCATGAAGTTCCTGGCAAACCGGTGAAAATGGATAAAACAAACCATCATTTCGCGCGATAA
- a CDS encoding CTP synthase, translating to MTKYIFVTGGVVSSLGKGITAASLGRLLKNRGLNVTIQKFDPYINVDPGTMSPYQHGEVFVTDDGAETDLDLGHYERFIDINLNKYSNVTTGKIYSAVIRKERRGDYLGGTVQVIPHITNEIKERVFRAGRETNADVVITEIGGTVGDIESLPFLEAIRQIKSDIGRENVMYIHCTLVPYIKAAGEMKTKPTQHSVKELRSLGIQPNVIVVRTEMPMPQEMKEKIALFCDIDPKAVIEARDADTLYAVPLMLQEQKLDQIVCEHLKLDCKEADMTEWKALVEKVRNLSRTTKIALVGKYVELQDAYISVVEALRHAGYVFDTDIEIKWINSEHVNRENVAELLGDADGILVPGGFGDRGIEGKIEAIRYAREQKVPFLGICLGMQLASIEFARNVVGLKEAHSAEFDPNTPHPIIDLLPEQKDIEDLGGTLRLGLYPCKLQEGTLAYAAYQDEVIYERHRHRYEFNNHYRQMMEQHGFVFSGTSPDGRLVEIIELKDHPWFVAAQFHPEFTSRPTRPQPLFREFVKASLKQ from the coding sequence ATGACAAAATATATTTTTGTGACTGGCGGTGTCGTATCCTCGTTAGGAAAAGGGATTACCGCGGCATCGTTAGGCCGGTTGTTAAAAAACCGCGGATTAAATGTCACAATCCAGAAGTTTGACCCGTATATTAACGTCGACCCGGGAACGATGAGTCCGTATCAGCACGGTGAGGTGTTTGTGACGGACGACGGCGCGGAAACGGACCTAGATTTAGGGCACTACGAACGTTTTATCGATATTAATTTAAACAAATACAGCAATGTCACGACTGGAAAAATTTATTCTGCTGTGATCAGAAAAGAGCGCCGCGGCGACTACTTGGGCGGGACGGTGCAAGTCATTCCGCACATCACGAACGAAATTAAAGAACGGGTCTTCCGTGCCGGCCGCGAAACGAACGCTGATGTCGTCATTACGGAAATCGGCGGCACGGTCGGCGATATCGAGTCGTTGCCGTTTTTAGAAGCGATCCGCCAAATAAAAAGCGACATTGGTCGCGAAAACGTCATGTACATTCATTGCACGCTTGTTCCGTATATTAAAGCGGCTGGCGAAATGAAAACAAAACCGACGCAGCATAGTGTCAAAGAACTGCGCAGCCTCGGCATTCAGCCAAACGTCATCGTCGTCCGCACGGAAATGCCAATGCCGCAAGAAATGAAAGAGAAAATCGCGCTATTTTGCGATATTGATCCGAAAGCGGTCATTGAAGCGCGCGACGCCGATACCCTGTACGCGGTTCCATTGATGCTTCAGGAGCAAAAACTCGACCAAATCGTTTGCGAACATTTGAAGCTCGACTGCAAGGAAGCGGACATGACGGAATGGAAGGCGCTGGTGGAAAAAGTGCGCAATTTGTCGCGGACAACGAAAATTGCGCTGGTCGGGAAATATGTCGAATTGCAAGACGCATACATTTCCGTCGTCGAAGCGCTGCGCCATGCCGGCTATGTATTTGACACCGATATCGAGATTAAATGGATTAACTCTGAACATGTCAATCGGGAAAACGTCGCCGAATTGTTAGGCGATGCGGACGGCATTCTCGTGCCGGGCGGATTCGGTGACCGCGGCATTGAAGGAAAAATTGAAGCGATCCGCTACGCGCGCGAGCAAAAAGTGCCGTTCCTTGGCATTTGCCTCGGCATGCAGCTTGCTTCGATCGAATTTGCCCGCAATGTCGTTGGGCTAAAAGAGGCGCATTCCGCGGAATTTGACCCAAATACGCCGCATCCGATCATCGATTTGTTGCCGGAACAAAAGGATATCGAAGATTTAGGCGGTACGCTGCGTCTCGGTTTATATCCTTGCAAGCTTCAAGAAGGAACGCTTGCTTATGCAGCGTATCAAGATGAAGTGATTTACGAACGCCATCGTCACCGTTATGAATTTAACAATCATTACCGACAAATGATGGAGCAGCACGGCTTCGTCTTTTCGGGTACAAGTCCGGACGGCCGGCTTGTTGAAATCATTGAGCTAAAAGACCATCCATGGTTTGTCGCCGCCCAATTCCATCCAGAATTTACATCACGGCCGACAAGACCGCAGCCATTGTTCCGCGAATTTGTTAAAGCGTCACTAAAGCAATAA
- a CDS encoding UDP-N-acetylglucosamine 1-carboxyvinyltransferase encodes MEKIKIIGGDPLQGTIKVSGAKNSAVALIPATILADSPVTIEGLPDISDVRILGSLIEEIGGSFHFDGKEAVIDPTNMVSMPLPNGKVKKLRASYYLMGAMLGRFKKAVVGLPGGCHLGPRPIDQHIKGFEALGAKVTNEQGAIYLRAEELRGARIFLDVVSVGATINIMLAAVLAKGRTIIENAAKEPEIIDVATLLSNMGAKIKGAGTDVIRIDGVEKLSGCRHSIIPDRIEAGTYMIAAAAMGKEVIVDNVIPQHVESLTAKLREMGVRVETSDDQILIAGVPELKAVDVKTLVYPGFPTDLQQPLTALLCKAHGTSVVTDTIYSARFKHVDELRRMNANIKVEGRSAIITGPVQLQGAKVKASDLRAGAALVIAGLMAEGLTEITGVEHIDRGYSNLVEKLTNIGATIWREKMTDEEIEQIKNA; translated from the coding sequence ATGGAAAAAATCAAAATTATTGGCGGGGATCCGCTGCAAGGAACCATTAAGGTAAGCGGCGCGAAAAACAGCGCCGTCGCTTTGATTCCCGCGACGATTCTCGCTGATTCACCGGTTACGATCGAAGGACTGCCGGACATTTCTGATGTGCGCATTTTAGGAAGCTTAATTGAAGAAATTGGCGGATCGTTTCATTTTGACGGCAAAGAGGCGGTCATCGATCCGACAAATATGGTGTCGATGCCGCTGCCAAATGGAAAAGTAAAAAAATTACGCGCCTCGTATTATTTAATGGGAGCGATGCTCGGCCGCTTCAAAAAAGCGGTTGTCGGCTTGCCGGGCGGCTGCCATTTAGGTCCGCGCCCGATTGACCAGCATATTAAAGGCTTTGAGGCGTTAGGGGCGAAAGTAACGAACGAGCAAGGCGCAATTTATTTGCGTGCCGAAGAATTGCGCGGCGCCCGTATTTTTTTGGATGTTGTCAGCGTTGGTGCGACGATCAACATCATGTTGGCGGCAGTGCTCGCCAAAGGTCGGACGATTATTGAAAACGCTGCAAAAGAGCCGGAAATTATTGATGTGGCGACATTGCTTTCCAATATGGGCGCCAAAATTAAAGGCGCCGGAACGGACGTCATTCGCATCGATGGCGTCGAAAAATTATCGGGCTGCCGCCATTCCATTATTCCTGACCGCATTGAAGCCGGCACGTATATGATTGCCGCCGCGGCAATGGGAAAAGAAGTAATCGTCGATAACGTCATTCCGCAGCACGTCGAATCGTTGACCGCGAAATTGCGCGAAATGGGTGTTCGTGTGGAAACAAGCGATGATCAAATTCTCATCGCAGGCGTGCCGGAATTAAAAGCCGTCGATGTGAAAACGCTTGTATATCCAGGTTTTCCAACTGATTTACAGCAGCCGCTTACCGCACTTTTATGCAAAGCGCATGGCACAAGCGTTGTTACGGATACGATTTATAGCGCCCGCTTTAAACATGTTGATGAGCTTCGTCGCATGAATGCCAACATCAAGGTCGAAGGCCGTTCGGCGATCATCACCGGTCCTGTTCAACTGCAAGGGGCAAAAGTAAAAGCGAGCGATTTGCGCGCAGGCGCAGCGCTGGTCATTGCTGGTTTGATGGCAGAAGGGCTTACAGAAATTACCGGAGTCGAGCATATTGACCGCGGTTACAGCAATCTTGTCGAAAAGTTGACTAATATTGGGGCGACAATTTGGCGGGAAAAAATGACGGACGAAGAAATCGAACAGATCAAAAACGCATAA
- the glpX gene encoding class II fructose-bisphosphatase, translated as MERSLSMELVRVTEAAALASARWMGRGKKNEADDAATSAMRDVFDTIPMKGTVVIGEGEMDEAPMLYIGEKLGNGYGPRVDVAVDPLEGTNIVASGGWNALAVVAVADHGNLLHAPDMYMNKIAVGPEAVGMIDIEAPVIDNLKAVAKAKNKDIEDVVAIVLNRPRHERLIAELREAGARIKLINDGDVAAAINTAFDHTGVDILFGSGGAPEGVLAAVALKCLGGEIQGKLLPQNDAEVERCKKMGIDVNKVLRMEDLVKGDDAIFAATGVTDGELLRGVQFKGAYGLTHSVVMRAKSGTVRFIEGRHSLKKKPNLVIK; from the coding sequence ATGGAAAGAAGTTTATCGATGGAGCTTGTTCGTGTCACCGAAGCAGCTGCCCTCGCTTCCGCTAGATGGATGGGGCGGGGCAAAAAGAACGAAGCGGATGATGCCGCCACATCGGCGATGCGCGATGTGTTTGATACGATTCCGATGAAAGGAACCGTAGTGATCGGAGAAGGAGAAATGGACGAAGCGCCGATGCTGTATATTGGTGAAAAACTTGGCAACGGTTACGGTCCGCGCGTCGATGTCGCTGTTGATCCGCTCGAAGGCACGAATATCGTTGCATCCGGCGGATGGAACGCCTTGGCCGTCGTCGCTGTCGCGGATCACGGCAATTTGCTGCATGCTCCTGACATGTACATGAATAAAATTGCCGTCGGTCCGGAAGCAGTAGGGATGATTGATATTGAAGCTCCGGTCATCGACAATTTAAAAGCGGTGGCGAAAGCGAAAAATAAAGACATTGAAGATGTTGTCGCCATCGTATTAAATCGTCCGCGCCACGAGCGGCTCATCGCTGAGCTACGCGAAGCAGGGGCACGCATCAAGCTGATTAATGACGGCGATGTTGCCGCTGCCATTAACACGGCATTCGACCATACCGGTGTCGATATTTTATTCGGTTCTGGCGGGGCACCGGAAGGGGTATTGGCGGCGGTCGCCTTGAAATGCCTCGGTGGCGAAATTCAAGGCAAGCTATTGCCACAAAATGACGCAGAAGTGGAACGATGCAAAAAAATGGGCATTGACGTCAACAAAGTGCTCCGTATGGAAGACTTAGTTAAAGGGGACGATGCGATTTTTGCCGCCACTGGTGTAACCGACGGAGAGCTGTTGCGCGGTGTGCAATTTAAAGGAGCATACGGCCTCACCCATTCCGTTGTCATGCGGGCTAAATCGGGAACGGTTCGCTTTATTGAAGGCCGGCACAGCTTAAAGAAAAAGCCGAACTTAGTCATTAAGTAA
- a CDS encoding response regulator produces the protein MSNKILIVDDQYGIRILLNEVFQREGYTTYQAANGMQALEIVRKHRPDLVLLDMKIPGMDGIEILKRLKEIDSDIKVIIMTAYGELDMIQETKELGAIMHFAKPFDIDDLRAAVKKHLVS, from the coding sequence ATGAGTAACAAAATTTTAATTGTCGATGACCAATACGGAATCCGCATTTTATTAAACGAAGTGTTTCAGCGGGAAGGCTATACGACATACCAAGCGGCAAACGGGATGCAGGCGCTCGAAATTGTCCGCAAACACCGGCCTGATCTAGTGTTATTGGATATGAAAATACCTGGCATGGACGGCATTGAAATATTAAAGCGGTTAAAAGAAATTGATTCCGATATTAAAGTCATTATTATGACCGCTTACGGAGAGCTTGATATGATTCAGGAAACAAAGGAATTAGGAGCGATTATGCATTTTGCCAAACCGTTTGATATTGACGATTTGCGCGCGGCGGTAAAGAAACATTTAGTGTCATAA
- the fsa gene encoding fructose-6-phosphate aldolase gives MKFFIDTANLEEIKKANELGILAGVTTNPSLVAKENVSFHDRLREITSIVSGSVSAEVISTDAAGMIEEGEELAKIAPNITIKVPMTPEGLKAVKVFSEKGIKTNVTLVFTANQALLAARAGATYVSPFLGRLDDIGHNGFELISTIADIFNIHGIDTEIIAASIRHPLHVTEAALRGAHIATVPYKVLMQLFNHPLTDQGIEKFLADWNRQKQQ, from the coding sequence ATGAAGTTTTTTATCGATACAGCCAATTTGGAAGAAATTAAAAAGGCGAATGAGCTTGGCATTTTAGCCGGAGTGACGACCAACCCGAGCCTTGTTGCCAAAGAAAACGTTTCGTTTCATGACCGCCTTCGCGAAATTACGTCCATTGTATCAGGATCGGTAAGCGCGGAAGTCATTTCCACCGATGCGGCAGGAATGATTGAAGAAGGCGAAGAATTGGCGAAAATTGCGCCAAACATTACGATTAAAGTGCCGATGACGCCGGAAGGGCTGAAAGCGGTAAAAGTGTTTAGCGAAAAAGGCATTAAGACGAATGTAACACTAGTGTTCACCGCCAACCAAGCGCTGCTGGCAGCACGTGCTGGAGCAACGTACGTATCCCCGTTTCTCGGCCGTTTAGACGATATCGGTCATAACGGTTTCGAGCTGATTTCCACGATCGCCGACATTTTCAATATCCACGGAATTGACACAGAAATTATCGCAGCATCGATTCGCCATCCGCTTCATGTGACAGAAGCAGCGTTAAGAGGGGCACATATCGCGACGGTTCCGTACAAGGTATTGATGCAATTGTTTAACCATCCGTTGACAGATCAAGGGATTGAAAAATTTTTGGCTGACTGGAACCGGCAAAAACAGCAGTGA
- the rpoE gene encoding DNA-directed RNA polymerase subunit delta: MLNLILQQYSQEELQEMAFVELASLILLEKREALSFQQLVDEVAALVGLSEQEVKQRLAQYYTDLNIDGRFICVGENLWGLRAWYPFDQTEDETVMVSKPKKKKKALDDEYDDYDDLLDEEDIDYDDLDEYDEDDLDLDEDELLEDDEFDLDDDVAFDDEILDNDEFDLEDDELDEELEIDDPEEEE, from the coding sequence GTGCTGAATTTGATTCTGCAGCAATACTCTCAAGAGGAATTGCAGGAAATGGCATTTGTGGAACTGGCTAGTCTCATTTTATTAGAAAAAAGGGAAGCGTTGTCGTTCCAACAGCTTGTAGACGAAGTTGCTGCGCTAGTTGGTTTATCGGAGCAGGAAGTGAAACAGCGGCTTGCTCAGTATTATACAGATTTAAATATTGACGGCCGTTTTATTTGTGTCGGGGAAAATCTCTGGGGGCTGCGTGCTTGGTATCCGTTTGATCAAACGGAAGACGAAACGGTCATGGTGTCGAAGCCGAAGAAGAAGAAAAAAGCGCTTGATGATGAGTATGATGATTACGATGATCTTCTTGATGAAGAAGATATCGATTACGATGATCTCGATGAATATGACGAGGACGATCTCGATTTGGATGAAGATGAGCTTCTTGAGGACGACGAATTCGATCTCGACGATGATGTTGCATTTGACGATGAGATTCTTGACAATGACGAGTTTGACTTAGAAGATGATGAGCTAGACGAAGAGCTCGAGATCGATGACCCTGAAGAAGAAGAATAA
- the rho gene encoding transcription termination factor Rho, whose translation MELTLATLENMKLKELYELARQYKISYYSKLTKKELIFAILKARAEQDGLFFMEGVLEIIPSEGFGFLRPINYSPSSEDIYISASQIRRFDLRNGDKVSGKVRPPKENERYFGLLHVEAVNGEDPEVAKERVHFPALTPLYPNRQMKLETTPDKLSTRIIDLIAPVGFGQRGLIVAPPKAGKTMLLKEIANSITTNHPEVELIVLLIDERPEEVTDIERSVQGDVVSSTFDEVPENHIKVAELVLERAMRLVEHKRDVVILMDSITRLARAYNLVIPPSGRTLSGGIDPAAFHRPKRFFGAARNIEEGGSLTILATALIDTGSRMDDVIYEEFKGTGNMELHLDRSLAERRIFPAIDIRRSGTRKEELLIPKEHLEKLWAIRKTMSDSPDFIERFLNKLRRTQSNEEFFAMLDEEWKNGGITRI comes from the coding sequence ATGGAGTTAACGCTTGCTACATTAGAAAACATGAAATTGAAAGAGCTTTATGAGCTCGCTCGTCAATATAAAATTTCGTATTACAGTAAACTGACAAAAAAAGAGCTTATTTTTGCTATTTTGAAAGCGCGTGCGGAACAAGACGGATTATTTTTTATGGAAGGCGTACTGGAAATCATTCCATCAGAAGGATTTGGCTTTTTGCGTCCTATCAACTATTCCCCAAGTTCGGAAGACATTTATATTTCCGCGTCACAAATCCGCCGTTTTGACTTGCGCAATGGGGATAAAGTATCGGGAAAAGTGCGCCCGCCAAAAGAAAATGAGCGTTATTTCGGATTGCTTCATGTCGAGGCAGTCAACGGCGAAGATCCGGAAGTCGCAAAAGAACGCGTCCACTTTCCGGCGCTGACGCCGCTATATCCAAACCGGCAAATGAAGTTGGAAACGACTCCGGACAAGCTTTCCACGAGAATCATCGATTTAATTGCCCCGGTCGGATTCGGACAGCGCGGGCTCATTGTCGCGCCGCCAAAAGCAGGGAAAACGATGCTGTTAAAAGAAATCGCCAACAGCATTACCACGAATCATCCAGAAGTAGAGCTGATCGTCCTCCTCATTGACGAACGGCCGGAAGAAGTAACCGATATTGAACGGTCCGTGCAAGGCGATGTCGTCAGTTCGACATTTGATGAAGTGCCGGAAAACCATATTAAAGTGGCTGAATTAGTGCTAGAACGCGCGATGCGCCTTGTCGAGCATAAGCGCGATGTCGTCATTCTTATGGACAGCATCACGCGGCTCGCGCGCGCCTATAACTTAGTCATCCCGCCGAGCGGCCGCACGCTGTCAGGAGGAATTGACCCGGCAGCGTTCCATCGCCCGAAGCGGTTTTTCGGGGCAGCCCGCAATATCGAAGAGGGCGGCAGCCTGACGATTTTAGCGACCGCGCTCATTGATACGGGTTCACGCATGGACGACGTCATTTACGAAGAATTTAAAGGCACAGGAAATATGGAGCTGCATCTCGATCGCTCGCTGGCAGAGCGCCGCATTTTCCCAGCCATCGATATCCGTCGTTCGGGCACGCGCAAAGAAGAGCTGCTCATTCCGAAAGAACATTTGGAAAAACTATGGGCGATTCGCAAAACGATGTCCGATTCCCCTGATTTCATCGAGCGGTTTTTAAATAAACTCCGCCGCACCCAATCCAACGAAGAGTTTTTTGCCATGTTGGATGAAGAATGGAAAAATGGAGGAATCACCCGTATATAA